The following proteins are co-located in the Fischerella sp. PCC 9605 genome:
- a CDS encoding NB-ARC domain-containing protein, with protein sequence MEFEEVFKALDAIVFAKAKRHLKDVERFVLWGAWLGQTYEEMAGASNYRYTPSYLKQGVGPRLWRLISEVLGEEICKTNFRTALERQTQLGKTLQTEEPDLDLFEEEHEEPTTNRNQDWGEAIDVSVFYGRNEELVTLKRWIVEKRCRLVALLGMGGIGKTALAVKLAEQVRSEFNYLIWRSLRNAPSIQVILTELLQFLSHQQQTYLPSTLDGKLAQLINYLRQYRCLLILDNVETILRSGDLAGYYLEGYEGYGELLRCVGEVRHQSSLILTSREKPRALAFLEGETPVRSLKLMGLKEAEGREIFKVKGSFAGSEDEWKILIQHYAGNPLVLKMVAPAIQAYFDSSVSKFVELLSQEQFVFDDIRNFLETQFNRLSDLEKEIMYWLAINREPVSLQKLQNGFLPKVSLSTLIENLSSLERRSLIERSSIGFTQQTVIMEYILAGL encoded by the coding sequence ATGGAATTTGAAGAAGTATTCAAAGCTTTAGATGCAATTGTCTTCGCCAAGGCAAAAAGACATCTAAAGGATGTGGAAAGATTTGTTCTTTGGGGAGCTTGGCTGGGGCAGACCTATGAAGAGATGGCAGGGGCTTCCAATTACCGCTATACTCCTAGTTATCTAAAACAGGGTGTGGGTCCTAGATTATGGAGGCTAATTTCAGAAGTGCTAGGGGAAGAGATCTGTAAGACAAATTTCCGGACAGCACTAGAGCGACAAACGCAATTAGGAAAAACTTTACAGACCGAAGAGCCTGATTTGGATTTGTTTGAGGAAGAGCATGAGGAACCCACCACCAACAGAAACCAAGACTGGGGAGAAGCGATTGACGTTTCCGTTTTCTACGGACGTAACGAAGAACTGGTGACGCTAAAGCGATGGATTGTTGAGAAACGCTGTCGCCTGGTAGCACTGTTGGGTATGGGGGGAATTGGTAAAACTGCTCTGGCGGTAAAGCTAGCAGAACAAGTACGGAGTGAATTTAATTACCTCATTTGGCGATCGCTGCGTAATGCTCCATCCATTCAAGTAATACTGACTGAACTGCTTCAATTTCTTTCCCATCAGCAACAAACCTATCTGCCTTCAACCCTAGATGGAAAGCTAGCCCAATTGATCAATTACCTGCGTCAATATCGTTGTCTGCTAATACTGGATAATGTAGAGACGATTCTGCGTAGTGGCGATCTGGCTGGATACTATCTTGAAGGATATGAGGGATATGGTGAGCTACTAAGATGCGTGGGAGAGGTGCGCCATCAAAGCAGCTTAATATTGACGAGTCGTGAAAAACCCAGAGCGTTGGCATTCCTGGAAGGAGAAACACCTGTTCGCTCCTTAAAACTGATGGGTCTAAAGGAAGCAGAAGGGCGAGAAATCTTTAAAGTCAAGGGTTCTTTTGCAGGATCGGAAGATGAATGGAAAATCCTCATTCAACATTATGCAGGGAACCCACTAGTATTAAAGATGGTTGCTCCAGCAATACAAGCTTACTTTGATAGTAGCGTTTCTAAATTTGTTGAGCTTTTAAGCCAAGAGCAATTTGTTTTTGATGACATTCGCAATTTCTTAGAGACACAGTTCAATCGTTTGTCAGATTTAGAAAAAGAGATTATGTACTGGCTGGCAATTAATCGAGAACCAGTTTCGTTACAAAAATTACAAAATGGATTTTTACCAAAGGTATCTCTGAGCACATTAATTGAAAATTTATCATCCTTAGAACGAAGATCTCTGATTGAAAGAAGTTCAATAGGTTTTACCCAACAAACTGTGATTATGGAATACATCTTAGCTGGACTTTAG
- a CDS encoding bifunctional serine/threonine-protein kinase/formylglycine-generating enzyme family protein, which produces MVWAVGYKLQGDKYIIEQVLGQGGFGVTYKARHRYLNNLVVIKTPNESLRHDPEYPKYVKRFLEEGQRLEKLCETQHPNIVRVRDLFDEGGTYCLVMDFVQGESLFNLVQRRGALSPQEAVNYINQIGEALKVVHQAGLVHRDAHPGNIMVQQDGRAVLIDFGIAGETVPITVSSKFFANVAFAPYEQIGGGRKPSVDVYSLAASLYYAVTGQRPATSLDRKLYNTPLIPPQQHVSSISDRLQAAILKGMELEPQDRPQTMQEWLEMLTPIQVLTVWLPGYQLQGGKYILNRMIAQGGFGVTYLARSDKGEQVVIKTLNETVQCRPDFAKFQEDFVREALRLAKCSHPHIVRVNDVFQQGLLWCIVMEYIQGKNLADIVANRGILPEAEAIGYIQQIGEALTVVHKQGLLHRDVKPANIIIRANQPEAVLIDFGIAREFTHDLTQLHTANLSDRFAPIEQYLSVAKRGAYTDVYALAATLYFLLTKRLPPPAPLRANGTEVLEPPQQINPSISNRVNEAILKGMELKANNRPQSMQEWLQLLKEPGSQNHTNLSKTPSSPPSPTAWSRRRVIQTTGLIAAGFAATVVGQRIFSNTSNQTSREQPTSPTPTSNTPTSSPTNATVKEQTLQTFYFETVSVDVLGNITNRQNHQANYFVEDLGNGVTLEMVQIPGGKFLMGSPEREQGRRPDEGPQHQVTVPGFFIGKYEITQAQYQAIMGNNPSDFRGAKRPVERVSWNEAVEFCRRLSQKTGRTYRLPSEAEWEYAVRAGTTTAFYFGETITTNLVNYDGNYTYAAEPKGQDRQQTTDVGSFPPNAFGLYDMHGNMWEWCADHWHENYTGAPTDGSAWVDENNNDGRLRVQRGGSWYGNPEVCRSAVRLYNVPNSRRFDDGFRVVCVGVAIASK; this is translated from the coding sequence ATGGTTTGGGCAGTAGGATATAAGTTGCAGGGCGATAAGTATATTATCGAACAAGTCCTGGGACAAGGAGGCTTTGGGGTTACTTATAAAGCACGGCATAGGTACTTAAATAATTTAGTAGTGATTAAAACGCCTAATGAAAGTCTGCGACATGACCCAGAATACCCTAAATATGTAAAGCGATTTCTTGAAGAAGGGCAGCGATTAGAAAAGCTTTGTGAAACTCAACATCCTAATATAGTGCGTGTCAGGGATTTGTTTGATGAAGGCGGTACATATTGCCTAGTGATGGATTTTGTTCAAGGCGAGAGTTTGTTTAATTTAGTGCAGCGACGGGGAGCGTTATCTCCACAAGAAGCAGTCAACTACATAAATCAAATTGGCGAAGCTTTGAAGGTAGTACACCAAGCAGGGTTAGTACATCGCGATGCTCATCCTGGTAACATCATGGTGCAGCAGGATGGTAGAGCAGTTTTAATTGATTTTGGCATTGCTGGCGAAACTGTCCCCATCACAGTAAGTTCAAAGTTTTTTGCCAATGTCGCCTTTGCCCCTTACGAGCAGATCGGAGGCGGTCGCAAGCCTAGCGTCGATGTTTACTCTCTAGCTGCTTCTTTATACTATGCAGTTACAGGTCAACGCCCGGCAACATCTCTTGACCGCAAACTATACAATACTCCACTCATTCCACCGCAGCAACACGTCTCAAGTATCAGCGATCGCTTGCAGGCAGCAATTCTCAAGGGGATGGAACTCGAACCCCAAGACCGACCCCAGACCATGCAGGAATGGTTGGAAATGCTAACTCCCATACAGGTTTTAACAGTTTGGTTGCCAGGGTATCAACTCCAGGGTGGTAAATACATTCTCAACAGAATGATCGCTCAAGGTGGTTTTGGCGTTACCTATTTAGCTAGGAGCGATAAAGGGGAACAAGTTGTCATCAAAACTTTGAATGAAACAGTGCAATGCCGGCCTGACTTTGCCAAATTCCAGGAAGATTTTGTCAGAGAGGCACTACGGCTAGCCAAATGCAGTCACCCTCATATAGTGCGGGTTAACGATGTATTCCAACAAGGGCTGTTGTGGTGTATTGTGATGGAATACATTCAAGGGAAAAATCTTGCAGATATAGTTGCCAATCGTGGTATTTTGCCAGAAGCTGAGGCAATAGGCTACATCCAGCAAATTGGAGAAGCCTTAACAGTGGTTCACAAACAAGGCTTGTTGCATCGAGATGTCAAGCCAGCAAATATAATCATACGTGCTAATCAGCCGGAAGCTGTATTAATTGATTTTGGCATTGCACGGGAATTTACGCATGATTTAACACAACTGCACACGGCAAACTTATCCGATCGCTTTGCACCGATTGAGCAGTATTTATCAGTAGCGAAACGGGGTGCTTATACTGATGTTTATGCTTTGGCAGCAACGTTGTATTTTCTGTTAACAAAAAGACTGCCTCCACCTGCTCCACTCAGGGCTAATGGTACGGAAGTATTAGAGCCACCACAGCAGATTAATCCCAGTATTAGCAACAGAGTGAATGAGGCGATTCTCAAAGGAATGGAGTTAAAGGCAAACAACCGTCCGCAATCAATGCAGGAATGGTTGCAATTGTTGAAGGAGCCTGGTAGCCAAAATCACACTAACCTGTCAAAAACCCCATCTTCGCCACCATCACCAACTGCCTGGTCACGGCGTAGAGTTATTCAAACTACTGGGTTGATAGCTGCTGGTTTTGCTGCAACAGTAGTAGGTCAAAGAATTTTTTCTAATACTTCTAATCAAACTTCGCGAGAACAACCTACTTCACCAACCCCCACCAGTAATACTCCAACATCTTCCCCAACAAATGCAACCGTCAAGGAACAAACCCTACAAACCTTTTATTTTGAAACTGTTAGCGTTGATGTATTGGGAAACATCACCAACCGTCAAAACCACCAAGCAAATTATTTTGTAGAAGACTTGGGGAATGGTGTCACCTTGGAGATGGTACAGATACCAGGTGGTAAATTTCTGATGGGTTCACCGGAAAGAGAACAAGGAAGAAGACCAGACGAAGGGCCGCAACATCAAGTAACAGTTCCTGGGTTTTTCATAGGTAAATATGAAATTACCCAAGCACAGTATCAGGCAATTATGGGTAATAATCCTTCAGATTTCCGAGGGGCAAAAAGACCTGTGGAAAGAGTGTCTTGGAATGAAGCTGTAGAATTTTGCAGACGCTTAAGCCAGAAAACGGGACGCACCTATAGACTACCCAGCGAAGCAGAATGGGAATATGCAGTTCGTGCAGGAACTACTACTGCCTTTTACTTTGGCGAAACTATTACGACTAATTTAGTTAATTACGACGGAAACTACACTTACGCTGCTGAACCAAAAGGTCAAGATCGCCAACAAACAACGGATGTAGGAAGTTTTCCACCTAACGCCTTTGGATTATACGATATGCACGGGAATATGTGGGAATGGTGTGCCGACCATTGGCATGAAAATTATACAGGAGCGCCCACAGACGGCAGTGCATGGGTAGATGAAAACAATAACGACGGGCGGCTGCGTGTACAGCGCGGTGGTTCGTGGTACGGCAATCCGGAGGTCTGCCGTTCTGCCGTCCGCCTCTATAATGTCCCAAACAGCAGGCGCTTCGATGATGGGTTTCGGGTGGTGTGTGTTGGCGTTGCGATCGCAAGCAAATAA
- a CDS encoding FGGY family carbohydrate kinase — protein sequence MSLRQPEVIPFLPHSLINPALFPSIVDSTAIAGRLKSEIAARVGLPAGLPVVAGGGDNAAAAIGLGISSSNLNRGSLSIGTSGVIFAPCDRPIPDPEGRVHLFCHVDGGYHLLGVTLAAGGSLRWYRDTFAPQISYTELMDMAESSLPGARGVLFLPHLSGERSPHLDPDTRQGCFIRAGKDFVKSTRCKIC from the coding sequence TTGTCGCTCAGACAACCAGAAGTTATCCCCTTTTTACCCCACAGCCTGATTAACCCAGCATTGTTCCCCTCGATCGTCGATTCTACCGCGATCGCCGGACGGTTGAAATCCGAAATAGCCGCCCGTGTGGGACTACCTGCCGGATTACCTGTGGTTGCAGGCGGAGGCGACAATGCAGCAGCAGCGATTGGTTTGGGCATCTCATCGAGCAATCTGAATCGAGGTAGTTTGAGTATTGGCACTTCGGGAGTTATTTTTGCACCCTGCGATCGCCCAATTCCCGATCCAGAAGGTCGGGTGCATTTGTTCTGTCATGTCGATGGTGGCTATCATCTCTTGGGAGTGACGCTGGCGGCTGGCGGATCTCTGCGTTGGTATCGAGATACTTTTGCACCGCAGATATCCTACACCGAGCTGATGGATATGGCAGAAAGTTCACTTCCCGGTGCGCGTGGTGTTCTATTTCTGCCTCACCTCTCAGGAGAACGCAGTCCCCACCTCGATCCCGATACTAGGCAGGGCTGTTTCATTCGAGCAGGTAAGGATTTTGTCAAGAGTACTCGCTGTAAAATTTGCTGA
- a CDS encoding GAF domain-containing sensor histidine kinase, whose amino-acid sequence MLTTEGSQSPLQSQHREDLLHRIASRIRQSLELQEILETTAAEVRSLLGTDRVKIYRFHADGSGEVIAESIHDNRLPSLLGLNFPADDIPPYARELFIKSRQRVAVDVVAQTTTGMSLMEYLDSTPDEAELQLRHRPVDPCHVEYLTAMGVKSSVVVPILHDDRLWGLLVSHHSQQRHVTEAELQFIQAVTDQVEVAIAQSTLLSQMREQAEREAKINELNTVLHRLPTVQLQAALEKVVEILQASGGRLYLMSETGDQVDEFYVCGEQPTELVNGGGRQIEQHLMWQQYLRSPGQDICKVEATQDAGQELWSAQRMHSMYLSGGERPNLNCWAINDIYQEPIFRTIVTSFQPTQVRGLMIIPLRYGKQVIGCLSIFRNEIETERLWAGRCDRDTRQIAAQISFETWRELRRGQAKPWTENEKKLAETIGGHVVMAVQQYYLYNQVQSLNANLERQVQERTAELQYLLEQQQALSSGIAKIRASLKLGAIFQTTTEEVYRLLRVDRVVIYQFNPDWSGCFVAEAVGEGWTSLRQAQATDTDIQTYVSRSDRCIVSSFVDAPVPNIDTYLQETQGGEFARGCAIKHVDDVDTMNFPDCYRAVLKQFQCQAYIIVPIYQADKLWGLLAVYQNSGPRQWKDLDIALLMQTADQLGVAIQQAELLEQTQLQTQQLTKMLEDLKQTQTQLVQTEKMSSLGQLVAGVAHEINNPISFIYGNVIHAVEYTQQLLEVVRLYQQRYPEPDRELRDRLKEIDLDFIAEDLPNLLSSMQIGTERIQEIVQSLRTFSRLDEAEFKFVDIHEGIDSTLMILAHRLKAQPDRPAIQIIKDYGQLPLVECYPGQLNQVFMNLLSNAIDALEEGLGEGSVPCIRIYTVITDDDTVTIRIVDNGTGMNEKVRSRLFNPFFTTKPIGKGTGLGLSISYQIITEGHKGKLSCQSALGHGTEFAIEIPIRHQCEP is encoded by the coding sequence ATGCTAACTACAGAAGGCTCCCAATCCCCCCTACAATCGCAGCACCGCGAAGATTTGCTCCATCGGATCGCGTCACGGATTCGCCAGTCGTTGGAGTTGCAGGAAATTTTAGAAACTACTGCGGCAGAAGTGCGATCGCTGTTGGGAACCGACCGTGTTAAAATATACAGATTTCATGCTGATGGCAGCGGTGAAGTTATTGCCGAATCGATTCACGACAATCGTCTACCTTCACTGTTGGGGCTAAATTTTCCTGCCGACGATATTCCACCCTACGCCCGCGAACTCTTCATCAAATCGCGCCAGCGCGTTGCTGTGGATGTAGTTGCCCAAACAACAACTGGTATGAGCCTGATGGAATATCTCGACTCTACACCAGACGAGGCAGAGCTGCAATTGCGCCATCGTCCGGTCGATCCTTGCCATGTGGAATATTTAACAGCGATGGGAGTTAAGTCGTCAGTTGTGGTGCCAATTCTGCATGACGATCGCCTCTGGGGTCTGTTGGTGTCGCATCATTCCCAGCAGCGCCATGTCACCGAAGCTGAGCTGCAATTTATTCAGGCAGTTACCGATCAAGTTGAAGTAGCGATCGCTCAATCAACCTTGCTCAGCCAGATGCGCGAACAAGCAGAACGGGAAGCCAAAATTAACGAACTCAACACTGTATTGCATCGCTTGCCAACAGTGCAACTTCAAGCTGCCCTGGAAAAAGTAGTTGAAATCTTGCAAGCTTCAGGTGGGCGATTATACTTGATGTCTGAAACTGGCGATCAAGTGGATGAATTCTACGTATGCGGGGAACAGCCCACGGAACTAGTCAACGGCGGTGGGCGGCAAATTGAGCAACATCTGATGTGGCAGCAATATCTGCGCTCGCCTGGTCAAGATATTTGCAAAGTCGAAGCAACTCAGGATGCGGGGCAAGAACTTTGGTCAGCACAGCGGATGCACTCAATGTACCTGTCTGGAGGCGAACGTCCCAATCTCAACTGTTGGGCAATCAATGATATCTACCAAGAACCCATTTTTCGCACGATTGTCACTTCGTTTCAGCCTACGCAAGTGCGAGGGCTGATGATTATTCCCTTGCGTTACGGTAAGCAAGTAATTGGCTGTCTTAGTATCTTCCGCAATGAAATTGAAACCGAACGGCTATGGGCAGGGCGCTGCGATCGAGATACCCGTCAAATCGCAGCACAAATCTCATTTGAGACTTGGCGGGAACTGAGGCGCGGACAGGCAAAACCCTGGACAGAGAACGAGAAGAAACTTGCCGAGACGATCGGCGGACATGTGGTCATGGCGGTGCAGCAATATTACCTTTACAACCAAGTGCAATCACTTAATGCTAACCTGGAGCGGCAGGTGCAGGAACGGACGGCTGAACTACAATATCTGTTAGAACAACAACAAGCTCTTTCCAGCGGAATTGCTAAAATTCGCGCTTCGCTCAAGCTAGGTGCAATTTTCCAAACTACGACCGAAGAGGTTTATCGGCTCTTGCGAGTTGATCGCGTGGTCATCTATCAGTTCAATCCAGATTGGAGTGGTTGCTTTGTTGCCGAAGCTGTTGGAGAAGGCTGGACTAGCCTCCGGCAAGCCCAAGCCACTGATACAGACATCCAAACTTACGTATCACGGAGCGATCGCTGCATTGTCAGTAGCTTTGTGGATGCACCTGTCCCAAACATTGACACCTATCTCCAGGAAACCCAAGGAGGAGAATTTGCGCGGGGCTGTGCTATCAAGCACGTTGATGATGTCGATACAATGAACTTTCCAGACTGCTATCGAGCTGTGCTGAAACAATTCCAGTGTCAAGCATACATTATTGTTCCCATCTACCAAGCAGACAAGTTATGGGGGCTGCTAGCAGTTTACCAAAATTCTGGCCCTCGCCAATGGAAAGACTTAGATATTGCCTTGTTAATGCAAACAGCCGATCAACTGGGTGTTGCCATTCAGCAAGCGGAACTGTTAGAGCAAACTCAACTGCAAACTCAGCAGTTGACTAAAATGCTGGAAGATCTGAAACAAACACAGACCCAGTTGGTGCAAACTGAAAAAATGTCAAGTCTAGGACAACTCGTAGCTGGTGTTGCCCATGAGATTAACAACCCGATCAGCTTCATATATGGCAATGTCATTCACGCTGTAGAATATACCCAGCAATTGCTGGAAGTCGTTCGCCTCTATCAGCAACGCTATCCGGAACCAGATAGAGAATTACGCGATCGCCTCAAAGAGATTGACCTGGATTTTATCGCTGAGGATTTACCCAATTTGCTGTCGTCCATGCAAATTGGAACTGAACGAATTCAGGAAATTGTGCAATCTTTGCGTACCTTCTCGCGGCTCGATGAAGCAGAGTTCAAATTTGTGGATATTCACGAAGGTATTGACAGTACCTTGATGATTTTAGCCCATCGCCTCAAGGCACAACCAGATCGTCCGGCAATTCAAATCATTAAAGATTACGGTCAATTGCCCCTAGTTGAATGTTATCCAGGTCAACTTAATCAAGTATTTATGAATCTCTTGTCGAATGCAATTGATGCTTTGGAAGAGGGACTAGGGGAAGGTTCAGTCCCTTGTATACGTATTTATACTGTAATCACAGATGACGATACAGTAACAATTCGCATTGTTGATAATGGAACTGGCATGAATGAAAAAGTGCGATCGCGGCTATTTAACCCTTTCTTTACGACAAAACCAATTGGCAAAGGTACGGGCTTGGGTTTATCCATTAGCTACCAAATCATTACTGAAGGGCACAAGGGTAAACTCTCCTGCCAATCTGCTCTAGGACATGGTACAGAATTTGCGATCGAAATTCCGATTCGGCATCAATGCGAACCATAA
- a CDS encoding energy-coupling factor ABC transporter ATP-binding protein produces the protein MSQAVVVQNLVYAYSQGEPVLRGISFTLNAGDRVALMGPTGSGKSTLLENLIGLKQPQGGKILINGIPLEPKTLPQVRRQIGFGFQDANDQLFMPTILEDVTFGPRNYGVSPAIAIDKARHLLANFGLEAYVNRSAHELSGGQRRLAALAAILALEPDILILDEPTNGLDPAWRRHFAQLLLQWQGKVMLIASHDLHWLSKVTRRALVLSGGRIEIDSEIQPLLQDADTLERLGLPVDW, from the coding sequence ATGTCACAAGCTGTAGTGGTTCAAAACCTAGTTTATGCCTATTCCCAGGGTGAACCAGTTTTACGAGGAATTTCTTTTACCTTAAATGCAGGCGATCGCGTAGCGCTAATGGGGCCAACTGGTTCTGGCAAAAGCACCTTGCTTGAGAACCTGATTGGCTTAAAACAACCTCAAGGCGGGAAAATTTTGATTAATGGCATCCCTTTAGAACCAAAAACCTTACCTCAAGTGCGTCGTCAAATCGGTTTTGGCTTTCAAGATGCCAACGACCAACTTTTTATGCCAACTATACTCGAAGATGTTACCTTCGGCCCGCGTAACTATGGTGTATCACCAGCTATAGCAATTGACAAAGCAAGACATTTGTTAGCTAATTTTGGTTTAGAAGCTTACGTCAACCGTTCTGCCCACGAACTGTCGGGGGGGCAAAGACGCCTTGCTGCCCTTGCTGCAATTTTAGCTTTAGAACCTGATATTTTGATTTTGGATGAGCCGACGAACGGTCTTGATCCGGCATGGCGGCGTCATTTTGCTCAATTGTTGTTACAGTGGCAGGGAAAAGTGATGTTAATTGCCTCCCATGATTTGCATTGGCTAAGCAAAGTGACTCGACGTGCTTTAGTGCTTTCTGGAGGTCGCATTGAAATAGATAGTGAGATTCAACCATTATTGCAAGATGCCGATACTTTGGAAAGATTGGGTTTGCCTGTTGATTGGTAA
- a CDS encoding energy-coupling factor transporter transmembrane component T family protein, translating into MLKISLPLRLQLSLVIVVGAALLKYEAWNWLAAYGAIALIWAILLRVPIRKLTGLLGAELLFLSFVALPLGWERASFLLIRSLICLVTMNSFLLTLPPHSFGIALKGLPVPSGLKENLLLTGQYIEILLAEVTRMQRAAQLRGLNGTAAWLRYASAAMIGSLYLRSLERAERVYAAMVVRGYKGTLPVDSTLRAKERFVVLLACAIAVSLTLASYSDFGLVISHLFLVVSC; encoded by the coding sequence ATGCTTAAAATTTCACTACCATTACGTTTACAGTTATCCCTAGTGATTGTAGTAGGGGCAGCTTTATTAAAGTATGAGGCTTGGAATTGGCTAGCTGCATATGGCGCGATCGCACTAATTTGGGCTATCCTTTTGCGCGTACCCATTCGCAAACTCACGGGATTGTTGGGTGCAGAATTATTATTCCTTTCATTTGTAGCGTTACCCTTAGGATGGGAACGAGCTAGTTTTCTGTTAATTCGTTCTCTCATTTGTTTGGTAACAATGAATAGTTTTTTGTTAACCTTGCCGCCACACAGTTTTGGTATTGCTCTCAAAGGTTTACCCGTTCCAAGCGGATTGAAGGAAAATTTGTTATTGACTGGACAATATATAGAAATTCTGCTAGCAGAAGTAACGCGAATGCAACGTGCTGCTCAACTCCGAGGTCTAAATGGCACAGCAGCTTGGCTGCGTTACGCCAGTGCAGCTATGATTGGTAGCTTGTATCTCCGTAGTTTAGAAAGGGCAGAACGAGTTTACGCAGCAATGGTAGTTCGTGGTTATAAAGGAACACTACCAGTAGATTCAACATTAAGAGCCAAAGAGCGTTTTGTTGTTCTGCTAGCTTGTGCGATCGCTGTTAGTTTAACCTTGGCTTCTTATAGCGATTTTGGATTAGTCATTAGTCATTTGTTCTTAGTTGTTAGTTGTTAG
- a CDS encoding energy-coupling factor ABC transporter permease, translating to MHIPDGFVSLPVAAVTGVASVAAVGIALGRSQDAFGVRRAPVLGLTTAFIFAAQMINFPVAGGTSGHLLGGTLAAIVLGSPWAGTLCIATVLIIQAVLFADGGITALGANIFNMAVIGVWVGWSLTHTLQRLFGGSRGRLPLAAGIAAGVSVVVAAVACAIELALSGTAPPLLVLPAMTGVHILIGVGEGLITGGVLAYLATVRPDLLPGAQQQFKGWVVPVVSILLISGLLSLVASAWPDGLERVAEDLGFISLAEQVRVTVPTPLADYGIEGLGPVGTSIAGIFGSIVCFGVAFGIAKVVKPNNA from the coding sequence ATGCATATTCCTGATGGTTTTGTTTCTCTACCGGTGGCGGCAGTTACCGGTGTGGCGAGTGTGGCTGCTGTAGGTATTGCCTTGGGGCGATCGCAAGATGCTTTTGGTGTGAGACGCGCGCCAGTTCTCGGCTTAACTACCGCCTTTATATTTGCTGCTCAGATGATTAATTTTCCTGTAGCAGGCGGCACTAGCGGTCACTTATTGGGAGGAACTTTAGCAGCGATCGTTCTCGGTAGCCCTTGGGCGGGTACACTATGCATTGCCACAGTTCTAATTATTCAAGCCGTGCTGTTTGCCGATGGGGGCATTACTGCCTTAGGAGCAAATATTTTTAACATGGCAGTGATTGGAGTTTGGGTTGGCTGGAGTTTAACCCATACCTTACAGCGGCTATTTGGAGGATCTAGAGGGCGCTTGCCGCTAGCTGCTGGCATTGCTGCTGGCGTGAGTGTAGTCGTAGCGGCTGTAGCTTGTGCGATTGAATTAGCCCTTTCTGGAACAGCACCTCCACTACTGGTTTTACCAGCGATGACTGGTGTACATATCCTGATTGGTGTTGGCGAAGGATTGATTACTGGGGGTGTATTAGCTTACCTGGCCACAGTGCGACCAGATTTGTTACCAGGGGCGCAGCAGCAATTCAAAGGCTGGGTAGTGCCAGTAGTAAGTATTCTTTTGATTTCTGGTTTACTCTCCTTGGTAGCCTCTGCATGGCCTGACGGCTTGGAAAGAGTTGCCGAAGACCTGGGTTTCATAAGCTTGGCAGAACAAGTGCGAGTCACAGTCCCAACACCCTTAGCTGACTACGGAATCGAAGGGTTAGGCCCTGTTGGCACGAGTATCGCGGGAATTTTTGGATCTATTGTTTGCTTTGGTGTTGCCTTTGGCATTGCAAAAGTGGTGAAACCGAACAATGCTTAA
- a CDS encoding energy-coupling factor ABC transporter ATP-binding protein: MPEWLLTFEQIYYTYSGAKQSAVNGLTIKIPAKKKCALIGQNGCGKTTLFLLANGLYKPQKGTIYWQGQPLQYDRKFMMNLRQKVGVVFQDPEQQLVASTVEEDISYGLCNLGLPEAEIQQRIEQALVDFDLTSLAQRPVHHLSLGQKKRVSIADVMVLKPELLLLDEPTAYLDRMHTRHLMSTLKNIHAAGTTIVMATHDLDLVYRWADWVFVMDRGRLVLEGKPQDVFTQRDILEELQLGVPLIYEMLYAADEFAEERAVLERLRQRMLNVVREF, encoded by the coding sequence ATGCCGGAATGGTTACTCACATTTGAACAGATATATTACACTTATTCAGGCGCAAAACAATCGGCTGTGAATGGTCTCACAATAAAAATTCCTGCTAAGAAAAAATGTGCATTAATTGGTCAAAATGGTTGTGGTAAAACTACGCTATTTTTATTAGCTAATGGCCTATATAAACCTCAAAAAGGAACTATTTATTGGCAAGGTCAACCACTACAATATGACCGAAAGTTCATGATGAATTTACGCCAGAAAGTCGGCGTAGTTTTTCAAGACCCAGAGCAACAACTAGTTGCTTCTACAGTTGAAGAAGATATTTCTTATGGCTTGTGCAATTTGGGGTTGCCTGAAGCAGAAATTCAACAGCGAATTGAGCAAGCATTAGTTGATTTTGATTTAACATCACTCGCACAAAGACCTGTACACCATCTCAGTTTAGGTCAAAAAAAGCGAGTTTCTATAGCAGATGTGATGGTACTAAAACCGGAATTATTATTGTTAGATGAACCAACGGCGTATCTAGATCGGATGCATACTCGTCACCTGATGTCAACTTTGAAAAATATTCATGCTGCTGGGACAACAATAGTCATGGCAACTCATGACCTAGATTTAGTTTATCGCTGGGCAGATTGGGTATTTGTGATGGATAGAGGACGACTAGTACTGGAGGGAAAACCCCAGGATGTGTTTACTCAGCGTGACATTCTGGAAGAATTACAGTTAGGAGTACCTTTAATATATGAAATGTTATATGCTGCTGACGAATTTGCTGAAGAGAGAGCAGTTTTAGAACGTTTGCGACAGCGAATGTTAAATGTAGTTCGTGAGTTTTAG